From the genome of Macaca thibetana thibetana isolate TM-01 chromosome 8, ASM2454274v1, whole genome shotgun sequence:
CTTGTCTATTAGATCTTATCTCCCAATTGAAATGGAAATGTAGCAGAGGTGTTCATAGTCCAAAACAtcttaaatactgttttttaaaacaaatttctttcaagttttttcccaaaaatttggaagtcattttaaaaagtattgtggTTGTATTGTTTTCTAtcctttttaaatgaatttttttcttagatcTCCAAGAGGTTTGTCTCATTCTCCTTGGGCTGTAAAAAAGATTAATCCTATATGTAATGATCATTATCGAAGTGTGTATCAAAAGAGACTAATGGATGAAGCTAAGATTTTGAAAAGCCTTCATCATCCAAACATTGTTGGTAAGTTTAAATTTGGTAGTAGTGTCTggtatattattttgtttattcagaaAAAGGTTATATGCTCTCTTAACTGGTCTCACTAATAGAAATGAAGAGGAAGGGGCTGGATGTTTAATGGGAATCAAATTAATGTGATtggtctaaaataaaaatttgcatataatattttttgatgcctaagtatatatttaaacttCATGGGAATAGATAAAATTGTGTTGCTAGTTCTATGAAGattttaggaatataaaatgatcgTCATTTAGATAATTTAAATCCATTTAGGTAATTTCttggattttttcatttttaatacaagTAGGGCTGGCGAAACCATTATATTTAGGGAAGCAAAGGaaagtaaaagtattttaatttgtgGTACTACTGGCAAACACTGAAGGCGTTTTAAATGAGATCTACGGAATTAGTCTTGTATATAGTAGCTGTTTAATTGTATATTTGTGTTAGTCCAGATCCATGTTTTCAAtcacattactataaagaacttaaatattATTGTTCTCTATATTAGTGAAGAAATGTCATGTTTTCTTTAAGGTTATCGTGCTTTTACTGAAGCCAGTGATGGCAGTCTGTGTCTTGCTATGGAATATGGAGGTGAAAAGTCTCTAAATGACTTAATAGAAGAACGATATAAAGCCAGCCGAGATCCTTTTCCAGCagccataattttaaaagttgctttgAATATGGCAAGAGGGTTAAAGGTAACTAtgccattatattttaaatgacttgtttttgttcatattttaaatgaacaaataatcaCTTTGCAGGACATCTTTGAATGTGGATGGATATTGTTACTTGTCAGTTCCAAAAAGGGGTCAGTACAAAATGGAGGCTTACATTTCTGCTTCCGAATTACATTCATGTGTAGCttaatatgttctgagaaatgtgtcatttggCAGTTTCATCACTGTGTGTGTGGACATCATAGAATATACTTGCATATACCTAGATGGTAGAGCCAGTTACACACCTGAGCTATGTGGTATATATAGCCCAGTTCTCCTAGGCAGCAAACCTGTATAGAATGATgctctactgaatactgtaggcaactgtaacacagtggtaagtactGTGTGACTAAACATatcaaaacatagaaaaggtaaaatcAAAATAAGATATTGTAATCTtgtgggaccactgttgtatatgttgTCCATCATCAACCAAAACATCCTTATATGTACATGTGGCCCTAGTCATTCATTGTCCCACATGGTTTCAACAATTTATGTATGCTTCACTGAAGAttccaaaattatttctaaaaattactaGACTAGCCTCAAAATTGTGATATCTTTTGAAATCTGCAGTTGTATCTTCTGATACAACTTACCAAGTTAACTAATTAATAAGTAAacttataagtatatatacatacttatagttaacttggctgggcgtggtggctcacgcctgtaatcccagcactttgggaggccaagtcgggcagatcacgagggcaggaattcgagaccagcctggccaacacagtgaaaccccatctgtactaaaaatacaaaaacgagccgggcatggtggcgggcgcctgtaatcctagctactctggaggctgaggtaggagaatcacttgaacttgggaggcagatgttgcagtgagccgagatcacgtcactgcagtccagcctgggcaacaagagcaagactctgtcgtcTTGGGAAAAAAGTTaacttataattatttattttataagtataaaAGGTTAGTGGGAGTATCTATTTCTAAAGAAACTTTTAGACTTCTGGTCAGTACGGCAGACTGAGATAACACGGTATGTTCCCTTCTCTTGTTTCAAATAATCTGAAatgctgggccaggcacagtgggtcacacctgtaatcccagccctttgggagactgaggcgggtggattacttttagccaggagttcgagacagaccagcctggtcaacatggtgaaaccttgtctttaataaaatacaaaaattagccgggcttggtggcacccacctgtagtcccagctacttgggaggctgaggcaggaaaatcgcttgaacctgggaggcagaggttgcagtgagccaagatcgtgccactgcactccagcctgggcaacagagtgagactccatctcaaaaaaaaaaaaaaaaaaaaaaaaaaggttgaaatgCTGGACAAATGTAAGCCTAGAGTTTAGGAAGGGAGCTCAAGTAGTTATATTTGGAGGTTATCACATTTTTTTATTAGTTTGTGTTTCTGCTcatatgtgttaaatattttactattttagtaTCTGCACCAAGAAAAGAAATTGCTTCATGGAGACATAAAGTCTTCAAATGTTGTAATTAAAGGAGATTTTGAAACAATTAAAATCTGTGATGTAGGAGTCTCTCTACCACTGGATGAAAATATGACTGGTAAGTTGTactcaagttttaaaattttgtttttaatacagtgtttacatttttaaatatgtaagtcCACATGgatcaaaaatcaaaaactatttttaaaaagtatatggtAAAAAgtccccttttttctctctcccagtcAGCCTGCAGTCTTCTCCCTTGCCACATGTACAGTATAAATTACTGTATTAGTAgttgtagtagtagtagtatatATTTTAACTAGAGTTATCTTTGGGAAAGATTTGTAACTGGATTGGGATCTTTAAGCAGGAAAGCATCTGGgaatagaaagtaaaatttagTAAGGTTGTGTAAAGCGGTTTATTTAGCATCAATAAAGTGACAAGATTTAGGAAACTGGTAGAAGAAACTGGAATGAAGCAGAAAAGAGGCATGCTAATGAAGGCTGGTCTTTGGCTCTTTGCCCTTTCTTCTCTATTATATATACTACTGATCACTGGCTTCGCAGGGAATTTAAGATATGTTCTTGGTGAGAAACAAGAGCCAGCCAGCCTCAAGAGAAAGCCTCTGCTTGCAACATATTATTTAGTAAACAATACTTAAATGTGTCTCTTTATATGAACAGAAGTTAAACAAATGGTTAATAAATGCTGTTTAGAACATATAACTACTTTGATATCAGAGCATAactctgatatcaaaacctgacaCATTGTGGGACATCCCATTgatcctgatgtgattattatgaaCTGCATGctggtatcaaaatatctcaacacataaacatatacatctGCTATGTACCCAGAAACATaaactgacattaaaaaaaaattcatagtcCAATATCCTTCACAAACATAGATaccaaaatccttaacaaaatattagtaaattcaGTCTAATACTACATAAAGACACTACATCTTGACCAACTAGGACTTATTCCAGGAAGGAAAAGTTGTAACATTCAAGAATGAATGTCCTCACTGTGCTGTATGTTAGGTCATCAGAACTTACCCATCCTGCCTAATGGAAGCTCGTGCCCTttgttaataatactgtataCTTGAGATTTGCTGAGAGTAGATCTTGAATATTCttacacacaaaaaggaaaatggtaactatatgaggtgatagatatgttaattagcttgatcgTGGCCGTCAGGTCACAGTGTTTACGTATATCAAATATCAAGTTGTACACCttaaacatataatttttgttaattatacctcaaAGCTGGGAGGGGGGAGTcaatataattcaccatattaacagattttattatactttaagttctagggtacatgtgcacaatgtgcaggttacatAAGTATACGtgtaccatgttggtttgctacacccattaacttgtcatttacattaggtatttctcctaatgctatccctccccctgccccccaccccatgacaggccctagGGTGTGATGttgcctgccctgtgtccaagtgttctcattgttcagttcccacctatgaatgagaacttgcagtgtttggttttctgtccttctgatagtttgctgagaatgatggtttccagctgcatccatgtccctgcaaaggacatgaactcatccttttttatggctgtatagtattccatggtgtatatgtgccacattttcttaatccagtctatcattgatggacatttgggttagttccaagtctttgctattgtgaatagtgccacaataaacagcatgatttataatcctttgggtatatacccagtaatgggattgctgggtcaaatggtatttctagttctagatccttgaggtatcgccacactgtcttacacaatggttgaactagtttacactcccaccaacagtgtaaaaacgttcctatttctccacatcctctccagcatctgttgtttcttgactttttaatgattgccgttctaactggtgtgagatggtgtctcattgtcgttttgatttgcatttctcttatggccagtgatgagcattttttcatgtgtctgttggctgcatacatgtcttcttttgagaagtgtctgttcatatcctttgcctttttgatggttttttttcttgtaaatttgtttctttgtagattctggatattagccctttgtcagatgcatagattgcaaaaacattctcccattctgtaggctgcctgttcactttgatggtagtttcttttgctgtacagaagctctttaattagatcccatttgcctattttggcttttgttgccattgcttttggtgttttagtcattaagtcctttcccatgcctatgtcctcaatggtattgcctaggttttcttctagggtttttatggttttaggtctaacatttaagtctttaatcaaatATGAAAACTACATAtcgtctcaatagatgcagaaaaagtgttTGCAAAACTCAACATccatttttgatttaaaaaaagattaacctCTCAGctaactagaaatagaagggatCTTAGCTTGAGAAAGGCTGTCTACAAGAAAAACCTGCAGGTGTCATACTGAAGTAGGGAACAAGGCCAGGATGCCTGCTCTTGCCAGTGTTATTTAACAGTCCTATAGCCCTAGCCActaaaataaggcaagaaaatggagaaggcaaaattggaaaggaaacaaaactgtCCTTGTTTCCAGTTGATATGTTGTTTAGGTAGAAAATCTCAAGGAATCTATAAAACAGCTATAGTGAAGTTAGTGATTACATTTCTGTGTATTAGCAATAATAATTGAAAATGGAATTGTTTAAAATCTATTTACAAGTACCAAAAcccaaaatatttcagaataaatcTAACCAAAAAAGTCTAAGTCTTCTGTAATGAATATTATAAAGTATCACTGAGAAAATTCAGTAAGATATAACTAAGTGGAGAAATATATGACTGTGGTTTGGAAGACTCAATACTATTAAGATATTAATGCTTACCAAATTGATCTAGAGTCAGTCCAATCCTAATGAGAATTCTAGCTGGCTTTTTCATTGAAATTGACAAGTTGactaaaatttaaatggaaatgtgAGTGGACCTATTTTTCTTGGGCTTTAAAAAAGAGCCAGTGTGTGatttctccccttcccttttccttgacATAGCAATCATGGAAGCATAGAAATGGTACTTCTCTCAGCCTAATATTGTTCACAAACTGAAGAAATTCAGGTCTAGAAGTGATCTGCTCAAGGTCACGCAGTTTGCACATGTCTTTGAACCAACCCAAGcaaggcagtctggctccagagtctgtaatctcaacatccACATTCTATATTCCTACTAATTTCTAAGAGAATTGCTGTTTCTCTACATACCTGCCAACTGACCAGCTTCTTGAATATTTACCAACCTGAAAGGTAGAAAGTAATCCTTATTGAGGTTGAGTGTATTTTCACATTTACTGGTTATACTGATTAACCTGTGAACTACTGGttcaaatcatttgcccattttcctTTGAGTTGCTCGCCTTTTTGTGATTTGTAGTGCCTGCCTTCATAACCATCTTGCTTGTTTCAGTGACTGACCCTGAGGCTTGTTACATTGGCACAGAGCCATGGAAACCCAAAGAAGCTTTGGAGGAGAATGGTGTTATCACTGACAAGGCAGACATATTTGCCTTTGGCCTTACTCTGTGGGAAATGATGACTTTATCGATTCCACACGTTAATCTttcaaatgatgatgatgatgatgaaggtaTGAATACAATTTCTAACATAAATCCCAGTCTCTTCATTCACACTAAAGATtggtttatataatttttatctttctgttaaAACTTAAAATAGCAAGTTATAAGATCTTTAGTTGTGTAATTTCTAAGATATGTATTAGTACTGATGACTGATTTGGTACCACCAAGGTTTAATCTCACAAAAATGAGACATAGATTGAGAATAGGGGGAAAAATTGAGGCTATCCAGAGAAGCAAAAAATTGCCTTAAAAACTCTCCTTACCTGAGAAAATGACTGGAAAGCTATCATAGGAAGGGTGGTAGTAGGGGTCGATAACCTATAAATCCAAGACTAAAGCCAATCTACTTGATAGCAAGACAATTGAAGACATTTCCATTCTGTCTATGGCAGAATGGAAAGCATACTGGACCATAAATTCTTGTTTCAGGAGAAGGGTGAACTATTAAACTTTTCCATGACATAAAgtgattttgtttattgtttcaaTCTCTAACTCCTTCAAGATAAAACTTTTGATGAAAGTGATTTTGATGATGAAGCATACTATGCAGCCCTGGGAACTAGGCCACCTATTAATATGGAAGAACTCAATGAATCATACCAGAAAGTAATTGAACTCTTTTCTGTATGCACTAATGAAGACCCTAAAGATCGTCCTTCTGCTGCACACATTGTTGGAGCTCTGGAAACAGATGTCTAGTGATCACCTCAGCTGAAGTGTGGCTTGCGTAAATAACTTATTCCAAAACATTTATATAGTTACTATCAGTAGTTGTTAGATTCTCTAAAATTGGCATATTTGAGGACCATAGTTTCTTGTTAACATGTGGATAACTATTTCCAATATGAAATATGCTTATGTTGGCTATAAGCACTTGGAATTGTACTGGGTTTTCTATAAAGTATTAGAAACTAGCTACATAAGTACTTTGATACTGCTCATGGTAACTTAAAACACTAGCAGTAAAACGCTGTAAACTGTGTCTAACATTAATTTAACGACCATTACTTTTATTAATGATCTTGCTTATTCTCTATTTTAATGGATCTACTGAAATTAGCACTTTGTACAGTACAAAATAAAGTCTACATTTGTTTAAAACACTGACCCTTTTGCTGATGTGTTTATCAAATGATAACTGGAAGCTGAGGAGAACATGCCTCAAAAAGAATAGCTCCTTGGATACTTCAGACTCTGGTTACAGCTTATCTTGAGCTCTTGGATCTCCTCAGatcttttttgctttaatttattaaatatattttccatactgagtttaaaatttattaatttgtacCTTAAGCATTTCCCAGCTGTATAAAAGCAATAAAACTCAAATAGAATGATACAGAATAAAGGACACTTTGGGTACCATAAGGTGTCTCAACATTATTTTATACTTGATTTGAGTGTTGTCATTAAACTTGTTGAGTGAATAATGTGAGTaggtttctttccttctcttggcCTTATTTTGCTAATCTGTAAAGTGTTTTGGATCAGTAGTTTCTGTAAGCCACAGTCCCCTGGGAATTTTCTAAATTACTGAATTGCCAATGTAGGTGGTATACCTAGATTTGGGTgtagacagaattttaaaaattaccgaCACAGGGGGTTCTTAGAAACATTAGGAACAACTGCACTCTGAACTTTAAAAATGCCTAGAAATCACTGAAGGCCTTTTGGTATAAGATTGTACCAAGCAATAGGACACAGAtcattaatttgcatatattcCATCAAAATATTAATGTGACAAGTAAACTGGAAGTTGTCTTAATCTGTAGAAAAACATATGTATAATTTTGCATCCTGATATTCAATAGGGTCTCTTATCCTCACTCTGACGTGTCACTCTTCTTTGCCAAGCCAACAGAGCAGCTTCTCCAGGCCATTCTTTTCCTAGCAGTAATAGCAGTTCCTGCTTATAAGACAAAGCAGGAACTGGATCTTTCTTGAATTGGCTCTTTAACACATAAGCCATTGCTTTTGAGAAATTTGTTTTTAGTTCCTACAGTTGGGGTATCTAATAGGAATAAAGTAATAGCAAGGACAAGGCCAGCAAATTCACAGCCCTTATCTATGGTAGACATTATAAAATACTCCCAGCATGCACTGCCCCTTGAGTCTGGTGAGGTCCTAGAAATCCTCAACACAAGATTGCAGATAATCTGCTACCAACTGGGagaaatttttgtattctttttctagAACTTGCTCTTTAAATCTCAGATGTTATCTTTTTGGACATTTGTCTCATTCTCAAAAGAGCAACATGTGACTTGGCTGgctaagggtttttgttttttgagacagggtcttgctctgtcaggctggagtacagtgggacaatcatggctcactgcagtcttgacctcccaggttcaagtgaccctcgcacctctgcctcccaccctgagtagctgggaccacaggtgtatgccaccacacctggctaattatttttttgtattttttgtagagacagggtttcaccaagtttctcaggctggtctggaactcctgagcaaCCCTCCGTCTaggcctcaaactgctgggattacaggcgtgagccaccgtgcccaataCTACCTTTACACTGAATTAATTAGTAAATCAAAATAACCTTCTCTCAAGTGGCTTTCTCACCTCCCAGAAAATCTTTCCCTTTAAAATCTGTAGAAGGCCTCCAGGAGCTTGTTATACCTCCATAAAAGGAGATAATCAGCAGCTGCTTGAGAAATGTTGAAGATCATTCTTTCATGTCTCCTGGTACCTATTTAATCTTCTACAATCTGTTgattagaataaaaattagaaacgattttaaatgaaacaaatgctacacataaaaactatatataaaaaatgctgCATATATCAGctaaaaatttaggaaaaacaaaacaagcctcCCATCTTAGgttactataacaaaaataccataaacgaGGTGCCTCAAACCACAGaaatttctcatagttctggagactaggaagtccaagatcaagatggtatctggtgagggcatCCTCATAGAAGGCACCTTCtggctgtgtccttacatggtggatGGGGCAAGGGAGCTCCCCCACCCTCTTTTATAAGGCCATTAATCCCTAAGGGTTCCTTCCACCATCATGACCCATTCACCTTCATAAGGCACTACTTACGATGGTATTACATCATcttgggggttagggtttcaacatgatttttggtggaacacattcagaccatagtaccTCCCTTccaatgaggggaaaaaaattaaaacttataggaaacagaaaacaaatctatGATAGATAGGATCAACAATGCcaatctttaaaaatactaacaaaattgataaactcctaggcaaaactaatctatggagAAAAAAGACATGTCATGAGTGAAAAAACTTTACTACAGATCCTACAGATACCGATCTTATTTATGAACACATgaaaagtccaaaaaaaaaaaagtagttaactGAAGCCagtaacataaaaaagaaagacatcaagACCAAATTGGGTTTGGTTTATTTAGTTCAGGAAAGCTAGATTACTTTAACATTCAAATAACAATGTAACTGCCATattaacaatgaagaaaaatcaaaatcatctCCAAAGATAGAAGAAAGACTTTTTATAAAATCTGAGTATCTGTTCAAGATGTTTGAGAGCCTCTTAGAAAACTAGGAGTAGACAGAGGAACTTCCTTAATATTAGAAATTTATCTACAAAGAAACTATAGTAAACCTTATATTTAATAGTAAAATGTTGAAAACTTTACCTATATCAGCAATGAAACAAATATGTCCCCTACCATTGCTTTTATTCAACACTGTACTAGACTGGCGATCTTAGAAATGCAATATtgtaagaacaaaaaataaaagctgtaagtttctaaaagaaataaaactcattCATAGACATtatgtagataaaaataaattagaattaaataagTTTAGAAAGATTGCTGAATACAAAGTCAAAACAGAAAACTTGTATTTTATGTATCAGCAAACAAGATGTAACTTAAAACACTTTTCccaatggcttaaaaaaaaagtatcagctgggcacactggctcatgcctataatcccagcactttgggaggccgaagtgggtggattactggaggtcaggagttcaagaccagcctggccaacatggtgaaaccccgtctctactaaaaatacaaaattagctgggcgtggtggcatgcacctataatcccagctactggaggctgaggcaggacaatcgcttgaacccgggaggtggacgttgcagtgagctgagatcacgccattgcactccagcctgggcaaaaagagcaaaactccgtctaaaaaaaaaaaaactatcaaataatcctcccaaattgatctatatatctgacaCAGTTCCAGTAAAATCCCAacaggcttttttgttgttggtagcTTTTTGTGGAATAAATTGATTCCAAAATgtatacagaaatgcaaagaCCAAGAATAGACAAACTATTCCTGAAGAAAAAAAGGTGGGACCATGTACTAATACTATAGCAaacattaatattataattaacaCAGTCTGGTATTGGcataaatataaactatataagATTAGTAAGAATAAACAGGCAGAAatagacatacacatatatggGCACAATTTATGACAAAGACCGCCAGgaggatgcctgaaaccatggacaGTACTGAACCTGATTGCCCCCAATTGgaatatatgtctgtgtgtgtcttctgCTGACAAATTtgatgccttttccatcttaattGAGCACTCATCACCCACTGTGGCTACTCTGAATAGTGGGTAAGTAAAACTTATGAATTCCTTACTTCTAGAAatttccatgtaatatttttggTAACAAACTGTGGGAAGCGAGATTACAGATAAGGGGGGATTGCTGTACGAGGTGATCTAGGCTCATCTTGTACGTTCATTGCCCTATCCCTAGAATGAGCCATTTCTCCCAAGAGCCCCAGGTCCTTTGGTGGAGGAAGGTATTAGTAAGCAagatctggctgggtgcagtggctcacatctataatccagcactttgggaagctgaagtgggaggatcacttgagctcaggagctcaagggCCTCAGGAGCTTAAGGACTGGCTGGGCACgttggtgaaactctgtctctactaaaaatacaatacaaaaattaaacaggcatggtgacacgcacctgtagtcccagttacttagggagctcaggcgggaagatcacttgaacctgggaggtcgaggctgcagtgaggcatgtttgtaccactgcacttcagcccagggtgggaaaaaaagaaagaaaccaaccaAGATTTGGATGGTAGGTGTGCTCATTGCCACTGGGGTATCATTGCTTTGAGACCTTGTCAGTGCACTTGCTTCTTGtgttacacttaaaaataaaacaaaaaaacacccaacCAAGCCAAGAGTATCAACAGCAAATCatgctaaatatttaaaatagaaatagttcTTGAAATACAACATATCTAAGACATACTGAATTGAAGCAAGATGCAAAATAACTGCATATGTATTTAGTTTATCTAAAGTAATAGGCACTAAAAGTAGGATTATGGGAAGCCTTTTGGTCATCTCTATGTATTATctgaattttatgttacatatacaattttcataataaaatataattaaaatcagatttagttgtataaaatattaaagaattttaattgaTTCATCACAAAAGCATTAAAcaatgttaattaaaaattttaaataaattaaaagaaataaacaagtgcagaaaaaagcattaaaatgtttgcataattacatacattttaatacTTCCACATTCTTTTGGGAACCCAggcttttaaattttggaaacatGTTAACTCACTGGCAAATAAAGTGAATGCAGATGAATAGTTTCTACATATAATTACAATCTGGAAAACGACTTGCCTATAATCC
Proteins encoded in this window:
- the LOC126961761 gene encoding lymphokine-activated killer T-cell-originated protein kinase isoform X7, yielding MEGISNFKTPCKLSEKKKSVLNSTPTINIPASPFMQKLGFGTGVNVYLMKRSPRGLSHSPWAVKKINPICNDHYRSVYQKRLMDEAKILKSLHHPNIVGYRAFTEASDGSLCLAMEYGGEKSLNDLIEERYKASRDPFPAAIILKVALNMARGLKYLHQEKKLLHGDIKSSNVVIKGDFETIKICDVGVSLPLDENMTVTDPEACYIGTEPWKPKEALEENGVITDKADIFAFGLTLWEMMTLSIPHVNLSNDDDDDEDKTFDESDFDDEAYYAALGTRPPINMEELNESYQKVIELFSVCTNEDPKDRPSAAHIVGALETDV